One Vespa velutina chromosome 12, iVesVel2.1, whole genome shotgun sequence DNA window includes the following coding sequences:
- the LOC124953515 gene encoding ras-related protein Rap-2a isoform X2, with product MMKGRHHFRRRFSLQPSSLKEGQEDGTTKNIRSERLSESDSGGGGDGGKSVESSVRHKIVVMGAAKVGKSAIINQFLYGTFTPKYKRTVEEMHHGDFNVSGIHLTLDILDTSGSYEFPAMRDLSIKSADAFVLVYDVNDVNTFHEVKTLRTLILNTKGVVPIVVVGNKLDLVEKEQEVDSESTRVLVTAKWENGFVQVSAKDNLNISQVFKELLLQAKLKYNLSPALRRRRRQSLPPPPHLNSRSSSAHVPSPAQLQHLQQIRERAESKRNSCILS from the exons ATGATGAAGGGTCGTCATCATTTTCGACGTCGATTCAGTCTACAGCCATCATCGTTGAAGGAAGGACAGGAAGATGGAACGACGAAGAACATTAG AAGTGAAAGACTATCGGAATCGGACAgcggcggtggtggtgatggAGGCAAATCGGTCGAAAGTTCTGTAAGACACAAAATCGTTGTGATGGGTGCTGCAAAGGTCGGGAAATCGGCAATAATCAATCAATTCCTTTATGGTACCTTCACACCAAAATACAAGCGCACGGTTGAGGAAATGCATCACGGGGACTTTAACGTTTCCGGTATTCACCTCACTCTTGACATCTTGGACACGTCTGGATCGTACGAATTTCCAGCAATGAGAGATCTTTCTATCAAATCTGCCGACGCGTTTGTCTTAGTCTACGATGTAAATGATGTCAATACCTTTCACGAAGTGAAAACTTTGAGGACATTGATATTGAATACGAAAGGAGTTGTACCTATCGTTGTTGTAGGTAACAAATTGGATCTCGTTGAGAAGGAGCAAGAG GTAGATAGCGAGAGCACCAGAGTATTAGTCACCGCCAAGTGGGAAAACGGTTTCGTCCAAGTATCTGCGAAAGATAATTTGAATATCTCTCAagtttttaaagaattattattacaggctaaattaaaatacaacCTGAGTCCTGCTTTACGGAGACGACGACGTCAATCCTTGCCACCGCCTCCGCATTTGAATTCTCGTAGTAGCAGCGCGCACGTACCATCGCCGGCGCAGCTGCAACACCTGCAACAAATACGCGAGCGCGCTGAATCAAAGAGAAATTCTTGTATTTTATCGTAA
- the LOC124953515 gene encoding ras-related protein Rap-2a isoform X1: MHTYYRRSDKTKKREKFSAQMMKGRHHFRRRFSLQPSSLKEGQEDGTTKNIRSERLSESDSGGGGDGGKSVESSVRHKIVVMGAAKVGKSAIINQFLYGTFTPKYKRTVEEMHHGDFNVSGIHLTLDILDTSGSYEFPAMRDLSIKSADAFVLVYDVNDVNTFHEVKTLRTLILNTKGVVPIVVVGNKLDLVEKEQEVDSESTRVLVTAKWENGFVQVSAKDNLNISQVFKELLLQAKLKYNLSPALRRRRRQSLPPPPHLNSRSSSAHVPSPAQLQHLQQIRERAESKRNSCILS; this comes from the exons ATGCATACATATTATCGAAGAAGcgacaaaacgaaaaagagaga GAAATTTTCGGCACAAATGATGAAGGGTCGTCATCATTTTCGACGTCGATTCAGTCTACAGCCATCATCGTTGAAGGAAGGACAGGAAGATGGAACGACGAAGAACATTAG AAGTGAAAGACTATCGGAATCGGACAgcggcggtggtggtgatggAGGCAAATCGGTCGAAAGTTCTGTAAGACACAAAATCGTTGTGATGGGTGCTGCAAAGGTCGGGAAATCGGCAATAATCAATCAATTCCTTTATGGTACCTTCACACCAAAATACAAGCGCACGGTTGAGGAAATGCATCACGGGGACTTTAACGTTTCCGGTATTCACCTCACTCTTGACATCTTGGACACGTCTGGATCGTACGAATTTCCAGCAATGAGAGATCTTTCTATCAAATCTGCCGACGCGTTTGTCTTAGTCTACGATGTAAATGATGTCAATACCTTTCACGAAGTGAAAACTTTGAGGACATTGATATTGAATACGAAAGGAGTTGTACCTATCGTTGTTGTAGGTAACAAATTGGATCTCGTTGAGAAGGAGCAAGAG GTAGATAGCGAGAGCACCAGAGTATTAGTCACCGCCAAGTGGGAAAACGGTTTCGTCCAAGTATCTGCGAAAGATAATTTGAATATCTCTCAagtttttaaagaattattattacaggctaaattaaaatacaacCTGAGTCCTGCTTTACGGAGACGACGACGTCAATCCTTGCCACCGCCTCCGCATTTGAATTCTCGTAGTAGCAGCGCGCACGTACCATCGCCGGCGCAGCTGCAACACCTGCAACAAATACGCGAGCGCGCTGAATCAAAGAGAAATTCTTGTATTTTATCGTAA